One Methanolinea sp. DNA window includes the following coding sequences:
- a CDS encoding HypC/HybG/HupF family hydrogenase formation chaperone has product MCIAVPAEVIEIRDGNIGVVDYGDLKQEIRLDLVDAKVGDFVLVHVGFAIQKLSREEGLETREIFRQVYAALEDAECAEKQDQ; this is encoded by the coding sequence ATGTGCATCGCAGTTCCTGCTGAGGTAATCGAGATCCGCGACGGGAATATCGGGGTGGTTGACTACGGGGATCTCAAGCAGGAGATCCGCCTCGACCTCGTGGACGCAAAGGTGGGAGACTTCGTCCTCGTGCACGTGGGGTTTGCAATCCAGAAATTGTCGCGTGAGGAAGGCCTCGAGACGCGCGAGATCTTTCGCCAGGTTTACGCCGCGCTCGAGGACGCGGAGTGCGCGGAAAAACAGGACCAGTAA
- a CDS encoding archaeosine biosynthesis radical SAM protein RaSEA yields the protein MSRVTVQVYAGRPYAAWISQENIGGRILPTLTVILKTGGCRWNRCRMCSYRHVRLCNTGERELVDALVAQARWVEGTYRLDGIECVKVYTSGSFFDPREVPPAARDAIGRMFRGKIVIAETRPEFVEEESVASFMETIDDGRHDTPLYVAMGLETSDDFVREKCIDKGFTWEDFISAAGRARSAGAGVKAYLLGKPPFLTEKEAMEDNLASEKALRGIADMVSLNPCSVQNGTELERYWRRGEYRPAYLWTVLSVLSRAGGHVLCDPLHGGRERGAHNCGRCDPTILRGIRDYSLSGDKDLLGDLLRMECPCRQEWEFVLSRERPYCMPLTR from the coding sequence ATGAGTCGCGTGACAGTACAGGTTTACGCGGGCAGGCCCTACGCGGCGTGGATATCGCAGGAGAATATCGGGGGGCGTATCCTCCCCACGCTCACCGTCATCCTGAAGACAGGTGGGTGCAGGTGGAACCGGTGCCGGATGTGCAGCTACCGGCACGTGAGACTCTGCAATACCGGGGAGAGGGAACTCGTCGATGCACTCGTGGCACAGGCGCGGTGGGTCGAGGGCACTTACAGGCTGGACGGTATCGAGTGCGTGAAGGTCTACACGTCGGGGAGTTTCTTCGATCCGCGGGAGGTCCCCCCCGCCGCGAGGGATGCGATCGGGCGCATGTTCAGGGGGAAGATCGTCATCGCCGAGACCCGCCCGGAATTCGTGGAGGAGGAGAGCGTCGCCTCGTTCATGGAGACCATCGATGACGGGCGCCATGACACGCCGCTCTACGTCGCGATGGGCCTCGAGACTTCCGACGACTTCGTGAGGGAGAAGTGCATCGACAAGGGGTTCACGTGGGAGGATTTCATCTCTGCCGCCGGCAGGGCGCGGTCCGCGGGGGCGGGCGTGAAGGCATACCTCCTCGGCAAGCCCCCCTTCCTCACCGAAAAAGAGGCAATGGAGGATAACCTCGCCTCCGAGAAGGCCCTCCGGGGCATCGCGGACATGGTCTCGCTCAACCCGTGTTCCGTCCAGAACGGGACCGAGCTCGAGAGGTACTGGCGGCGCGGGGAGTACCGGCCCGCGTACCTCTGGACCGTCCTCTCCGTTCTCTCGAGGGCTGGGGGCCATGTGCTGTGCGACCCGCTCCACGGGGGGAGGGAGAGGGGGGCGCACAACTGCGGGAGGTGCGATCCCACGATCCTCCGCGGGATAAGGGACTACTCGCTCTCGGGGGACAAGGACCTCTTGGGGGATCTCCTCCGCATGGAATGCCCCTGCAGGCAGGAGTGGGAGTTCGTCCTTTCGCGGGAAAGGCCCTACTGCATGCCGCTCACCCGGTGA
- a CDS encoding TIGR00300 family protein yields the protein MQVSREVELEGHIIDSGIMTRVFDTIMDMGGNFEIIVFDVGKRKTDPSYAHLKVNADTEQQLNAILSEIHRYGARLREIRDVTTVPAEGDRVVPKGFYSTTNHPTFVKYGGEWIPVQHIEMDCLIVVDPERKAALCTPISKLRKGDLVVVGEDGVRVNPPERPRNVSTFEFMHGTVSPERPSETIIARIAQEIIGVRKKGGKIALVAGPAIIHTGAAGSVARIIRNGYIDVLLAGNALATHDIEYNLFGTSLGMDLATGKPVTGGHKNHLYAISEVIRAGSIAAAVEKGIVTGGIMYECVRRGVPFVLAGSIRDDGPLPDVITDVMVAQDRMRELVRDCDMVLMVATLLHSVAVGNFLPSYVKTICVDINPSSVTKLMDRGTMQAIGVVSDAGTFFPLLEKQLEAQGQALTG from the coding sequence ATGCAGGTATCGCGGGAAGTGGAGCTCGAGGGCCACATCATCGATTCGGGGATCATGACCCGCGTCTTTGACACCATCATGGACATGGGTGGCAACTTCGAGATCATCGTTTTCGACGTGGGCAAGAGGAAGACGGACCCGAGTTATGCCCACCTGAAGGTGAACGCCGATACCGAACAACAGCTGAACGCGATACTCTCCGAGATCCACAGGTACGGTGCCCGCCTCCGGGAGATCCGCGACGTGACGACCGTGCCGGCCGAGGGGGACCGTGTGGTCCCGAAGGGATTCTACTCGACGACGAACCACCCCACGTTCGTGAAATACGGGGGGGAATGGATCCCTGTCCAGCACATCGAGATGGATTGCCTCATCGTGGTCGATCCTGAAAGGAAAGCGGCGCTCTGCACCCCCATCTCCAAGCTGAGGAAGGGAGACCTCGTCGTCGTCGGCGAGGACGGCGTGAGGGTGAATCCGCCGGAGAGACCCCGCAACGTCTCCACGTTCGAGTTCATGCACGGGACTGTCTCCCCCGAGAGGCCGAGCGAGACGATCATCGCGCGGATCGCGCAGGAGATCATCGGGGTGAGGAAGAAGGGGGGCAAGATCGCACTCGTCGCCGGACCGGCGATCATCCACACGGGTGCTGCAGGCTCCGTTGCCCGGATCATCCGCAACGGTTACATCGACGTCCTCCTCGCGGGAAATGCACTCGCGACACACGATATCGAGTACAACCTCTTCGGGACGTCGCTTGGGATGGACCTCGCGACGGGCAAGCCCGTCACGGGTGGCCACAAGAACCACCTCTACGCGATATCTGAAGTGATCCGCGCGGGATCCATCGCGGCAGCCGTGGAGAAGGGGATTGTCACGGGGGGTATCATGTACGAGTGCGTGCGGCGGGGCGTGCCGTTCGTGCTCGCGGGATCCATCCGGGACGACGGGCCCCTCCCGGATGTCATCACGGACGTGATGGTCGCCCAGGACCGCATGCGCGAGCTCGTCAGGGACTGCGACATGGTCCTCATGGTGGCAACGCTCCTCCACTCGGTCGCTGTCGGCAATTTCCTCCCGTCGTACGTGAAGACGATCTGCGTCGACATCAATCCCTCGTCGGTGACGAAGCTGATGGACCGCGGGACCATGCAGGCTATCGGCGTCGTCAGCGATGCGGGGACTTTCTTCCCCCTCCTCGAGAAACAGCTGGAGGCGCAGGGACAGGCACTCACCGGGTGA
- a CDS encoding NTP transferase domain-containing protein, translated as MYALILAGGEGSRLGLGEKPLVSVGGIPMIRRVTDAFLRAGCEVVAVLSPRTPYTHNWCRANGIPHYTAAGKGYVEDLVEAVTAMEISSPVFTCVTDLPFISADIVADLAGIYAGCGKDALSAWVPKDLADEYRFHAPCVEVVSGVEACPAGVNILRGDAISVPQDELRVLFRDPRLACHVNTRDALERANRFVPTSFPGP; from the coding sequence ATGTATGCGCTGATTCTCGCCGGCGGCGAGGGGAGCCGCCTTGGCCTGGGGGAAAAGCCGCTCGTTTCCGTCGGCGGAATTCCCATGATCCGGAGGGTCACCGACGCGTTCCTCCGCGCGGGGTGCGAGGTGGTCGCGGTCCTCTCCCCCCGGACACCGTACACGCACAACTGGTGCAGGGCAAACGGCATCCCGCACTACACGGCTGCGGGAAAAGGATACGTGGAAGACCTCGTCGAAGCGGTCACCGCGATGGAGATATCGTCGCCGGTGTTCACGTGCGTGACAGACCTCCCTTTCATCTCGGCCGACATCGTCGCCGACCTCGCGGGAATCTACGCGGGGTGCGGAAAGGATGCACTCTCCGCGTGGGTTCCAAAAGACCTCGCGGATGAATACCGTTTCCACGCGCCCTGCGTGGAGGTCGTCTCCGGTGTCGAGGCCTGCCCGGCGGGAGTGAATATCCTGCGGGGTGACGCGATCTCCGTGCCCCAGGATGAACTGCGCGTTCTCTTCCGGGATCCGCGACTCGCCTGCCACGTCAACACGCGGGATGCACTCGAGAGGGCCAACCGGTTCGTCCCGACGTCGTTCCCGGGACCGTAG
- a CDS encoding histidinol-phosphate transaminase produces the protein MRGMGAKRAVHGGDVVRVVRETGRPVLDFSACINPYPPQVSVSVTPEDLAHYPDDSYSVLRETIAREFHVAPGEIALGNGSVEIIRLFCHAFLSPGDRVAIHSPTFGEYEFSSRLAGAVPGNGRDVKVRFLCNPNNPTGHLFAREEVLSLLGECEETGTLLFVDEAFMEISDDPSQSVAGTIHPNLFVLRSLTKSFSVPGVRFGYGIGHADIVARLEEFRPPWNVSAVAEKVAIEAFARLGELAASRAKIARERDFLSSALRDLPVSIEPSRANFLLVHTGRDVADLCADLLRRGILVRDCHSFGLPEAIRIAVRTREENERLVEELPACMR, from the coding sequence ATGAGAGGAATGGGAGCAAAGAGGGCAGTCCACGGCGGCGACGTGGTCAGGGTGGTCAGGGAGACGGGGAGGCCTGTCCTCGACTTCTCCGCGTGCATCAATCCTTACCCGCCGCAGGTTTCTGTCTCCGTCACACCCGAGGATCTCGCACATTACCCGGACGACAGCTACTCCGTCCTCAGGGAGACGATCGCAAGAGAATTCCACGTGGCGCCCGGGGAGATCGCGCTCGGGAACGGCTCCGTCGAGATCATCCGGCTTTTCTGCCACGCGTTCCTCTCGCCGGGAGACAGGGTCGCGATCCACTCGCCCACGTTCGGGGAGTACGAGTTCTCGTCCCGCCTTGCCGGTGCAGTCCCCGGAAACGGCAGGGACGTGAAAGTCAGGTTCCTCTGCAATCCCAATAACCCGACGGGTCACCTCTTCGCCCGCGAGGAAGTCCTCTCCCTCCTCGGGGAATGCGAGGAGACGGGCACGTTACTCTTCGTCGACGAGGCCTTCATGGAGATCTCCGACGACCCATCCCAGAGCGTCGCGGGGACCATCCACCCGAATCTCTTCGTCCTGCGTTCCCTCACAAAGAGCTTTTCCGTGCCCGGCGTCAGGTTCGGGTACGGGATAGGGCACGCGGACATCGTCGCGCGCCTCGAGGAATTCCGGCCGCCGTGGAACGTGAGTGCAGTCGCGGAGAAAGTAGCAATCGAGGCGTTCGCCCGTCTCGGGGAACTCGCAGCATCGAGGGCGAAGATCGCGAGGGAGAGGGATTTCCTCAGTTCGGCCTTGAGAGACCTCCCGGTATCCATCGAGCCATCGAGGGCAAACTTCCTCCTCGTCCACACGGGCAGGGATGTCGCGGACCTCTGCGCCGACCTTCTCCGGAGGGGAATCCTCGTGAGGGATTGCCATTCTTTCGGGTTGCCCGAAGCGATCAGGATCGCGGTCCGGACGCGCGAGGAGAACGAACGACTCGTGGAGGAACTCCCCGCATGTATGCGCTGA
- a CDS encoding ribbon-helix-helix protein, CopG family, producing MKRITLRLPDQQIEMLEKMVAIGEFPTVSEAVRAAVRQLIEQRGGRVLQESDQVSLKV from the coding sequence ATGAAACGGATCACCCTCAGGTTGCCGGACCAGCAGATCGAGATGCTCGAGAAGATGGTGGCGATTGGGGAGTTTCCCACCGTCTCCGAGGCAGTGCGGGCTGCGGTACGCCAGCTGATCGAACAGCGAGGCGGGCGTGTGCTCCAGGAGAGTGACCAGGTTTCACTCAAGGTTTAA
- the ftsZ gene encoding cell division protein FtsZ, whose translation MQSIINEALKNAEIEKEMAKSSNSADDDFIGQPRIVIIGCGGAGNNTINRLHHMGVSGAETIAINTDKQHLDMIQADKRVLIGKSLTKGLGAGGYPEIGKRAAEMARPTLEALLENADLCFITAGMGGGTGTGSAPVVAQIAKEQGAIVVGMVSYPFQVEKARLIRAEEGLEALAAAADSVIVLDNNRLKNFVPNLPLGQAFSVMDQLIGETVKGISETITQPSLINIDYADVRAIMSKGGVAVMLVGESKQQNKAESVVRECLSNPMLDIDYRGATGSLIHITGGGDLTLQDAEEIATSLTYELDPHADVIWGARVRNDMEGKVRVLAIMTGVQTGKIMGSRVSYKTILEDLEQKKGNPKAPQLPKNRKARDQAAGGTLLEWVG comes from the coding sequence ATGCAGAGTATCATCAACGAAGCCCTGAAAAATGCTGAAATCGAAAAGGAAATGGCAAAATCCTCGAATTCAGCGGACGACGATTTCATAGGGCAACCCCGGATCGTGATCATCGGCTGCGGTGGCGCCGGGAACAACACCATCAACAGGCTGCACCACATGGGTGTTTCGGGCGCTGAAACGATTGCAATCAACACCGACAAGCAACACCTCGACATGATCCAGGCCGACAAGCGGGTCCTCATCGGGAAATCGCTGACGAAGGGACTCGGCGCGGGAGGCTACCCCGAGATCGGGAAGAGAGCCGCCGAGATGGCAAGGCCCACGCTCGAGGCCCTCCTCGAGAATGCCGACCTCTGCTTCATCACCGCGGGGATGGGGGGCGGGACGGGGACCGGTTCCGCGCCGGTTGTCGCCCAGATCGCGAAGGAACAGGGTGCGATCGTGGTGGGAATGGTCAGCTACCCGTTCCAGGTCGAGAAAGCACGTCTCATCCGCGCCGAGGAGGGTCTCGAGGCGCTCGCGGCTGCCGCCGACTCGGTCATCGTCCTCGACAACAACAGGCTCAAAAATTTTGTGCCAAACCTCCCTCTCGGGCAGGCGTTCTCGGTGATGGACCAGCTCATCGGCGAGACGGTGAAGGGGATCAGCGAGACGATCACCCAGCCGTCGTTGATCAACATTGATTACGCCGATGTCAGGGCAATCATGAGCAAGGGAGGTGTCGCGGTGATGCTGGTCGGGGAGAGCAAGCAGCAGAACAAGGCAGAGAGCGTTGTCCGCGAGTGCCTGAGCAATCCCATGCTCGACATCGACTACCGCGGCGCCACGGGCAGCCTGATCCACATCACGGGCGGCGGGGATCTCACGCTCCAGGATGCCGAGGAGATCGCCACGTCCCTCACCTACGAGCTCGATCCCCACGCGGACGTCATATGGGGTGCCCGCGTGAGGAACGACATGGAAGGCAAGGTGAGGGTACTGGCCATCATGACGGGTGTCCAGACGGGAAAGATCATGGGGAGCAGGGTCTCCTACAAGACAATCCTTGAGGACCTCGAGCAGAAGAAGGGGAACCCCAAGGCACCCCAGCTCCCGAAGAACAGGAAGGCACGCGACCAGGCGGCAGGAGGTACATTGCTCGAGTGGGTAGGATAG
- a CDS encoding coiled-coil protein — MLNELIEKRKKILAESEQHKNRRNELNALASKWARERNALNNQTREYVEEAQKNKELRDKYNAEVQALKEERNRINEEANALFEEIEAYKKEHGGIRNRGLKELQRQIEHLEFRQQTEVFSVDKERELIEKIKQMKEAMREQEAELEQNKEIKAKIARARELRKKASELHAKVTEMAELAQKHHDLMVEFYRKADKSREEADAAHKNFVEAQEAADAEHKHFIACQKELRDYDKVISGLRKKSKKAKVTKEQKAVRKEAEHLFKMFRAGEKLTTDDILLLQRSKLI, encoded by the coding sequence ATGTTGAACGAACTGATCGAGAAGAGGAAGAAGATACTTGCCGAGTCTGAACAGCACAAGAACAGGAGGAACGAGCTGAACGCGCTTGCCAGCAAGTGGGCGAGGGAGCGGAATGCGCTGAATAACCAGACGAGGGAGTACGTCGAGGAAGCCCAGAAAAACAAGGAACTGCGGGACAAGTACAACGCCGAGGTTCAGGCTCTCAAGGAGGAGAGGAACCGCATAAACGAGGAGGCCAATGCACTCTTCGAGGAGATAGAGGCCTACAAGAAAGAACACGGCGGCATCAGGAACAGGGGGCTGAAGGAACTTCAACGGCAGATAGAGCACCTCGAGTTCCGGCAACAGACGGAGGTCTTCTCGGTCGACAAGGAGAGGGAGCTGATCGAGAAGATCAAGCAGATGAAGGAGGCCATGAGGGAGCAGGAGGCCGAGCTCGAGCAGAACAAGGAGATCAAGGCAAAGATAGCCCGCGCGAGGGAACTGCGCAAGAAGGCCTCCGAGCTCCACGCCAAGGTCACCGAGATGGCAGAACTCGCGCAGAAGCACCACGACCTCATGGTCGAGTTCTACAGGAAGGCCGACAAGTCGAGGGAAGAGGCCGATGCCGCCCACAAGAACTTCGTCGAGGCGCAGGAAGCTGCAGACGCGGAACACAAGCACTTCATCGCCTGCCAGAAGGAACTTCGTGACTACGACAAGGTGATCTCGGGACTGCGCAAGAAATCGAAGAAGGCAAAGGTGACGAAGGAACAGAAGGCCGTGAGGAAGGAGGCAGAGCACCTCTTCAAGATGTTCCGCGCCGGCGAGAAGCTCACGACGGACGACATCCTCCTCCTGCAGCGTTCAAAACTCATCTGA
- a CDS encoding DUF373 family protein, which yields MQEGRTLILSVDRDDDIGFKAHVASPVVGREACLQAANALALADPEDSDINAIFQAISLYDELKNKGEDVEVAIVAGNHMHMIEGDRRIAASLESVIAATGVTNCIVVTDGAEDEFVLPIVQSRLPVSSVRRVIVSQIPNLEGTYYIVKKLLNDPKIARLVLVPLGLAMLLWAVAYILDRPQIATIIVVGAIGIYLLYRGLGIDEVFSGFMTAVRTSLTRGKVSFTTYVAGILLIVVGIIMGLMSLLVYYAEVGILLYLLIFMYGAVLWFALAGIVSSIGIIIDNFFYDRNSLAKVIVFPFFIGAVGLIAYGGCIYAISMNNIPDFPYDPGTALEYIFYGTLGGLLCAFLGIGIQHYLSKYLSAAQKPGAS from the coding sequence ATGCAGGAAGGGCGTACACTCATCCTTTCCGTTGACCGCGACGACGACATCGGTTTCAAGGCACACGTCGCGAGCCCCGTGGTGGGGCGCGAGGCGTGCCTCCAGGCTGCAAACGCCCTCGCACTCGCGGATCCCGAGGACTCCGATATCAACGCGATATTCCAGGCCATCTCACTCTACGACGAGCTGAAGAACAAGGGGGAAGACGTCGAGGTGGCAATCGTTGCCGGGAACCACATGCACATGATCGAGGGTGACCGCCGGATCGCCGCGTCGCTCGAGAGCGTCATCGCTGCAACCGGGGTCACCAACTGCATCGTCGTCACGGACGGGGCAGAGGACGAGTTCGTGCTCCCCATCGTCCAGTCAAGGCTCCCGGTCTCCAGCGTGAGGAGGGTGATCGTCAGTCAGATCCCGAATCTCGAGGGGACCTACTACATCGTCAAGAAACTCCTGAACGACCCGAAGATCGCCCGGCTGGTTCTCGTCCCGCTCGGCCTCGCGATGCTCCTCTGGGCGGTCGCCTATATCCTCGACAGACCGCAGATAGCGACCATCATCGTGGTGGGGGCGATCGGGATCTACCTCCTCTACCGGGGTCTTGGCATAGACGAGGTGTTCTCGGGGTTCATGACGGCGGTCAGGACGTCGCTCACGAGGGGGAAGGTCTCCTTCACCACGTACGTCGCGGGGATACTCCTGATCGTCGTCGGCATCATCATGGGCCTCATGAGCCTCCTCGTGTACTACGCGGAGGTCGGGATCCTCCTCTACCTCCTCATATTCATGTACGGGGCGGTTCTTTGGTTTGCGCTCGCGGGGATCGTCTCTTCCATAGGGATCATCATCGACAACTTCTTCTACGACCGAAACAGCCTCGCGAAAGTCATCGTCTTCCCGTTCTTCATCGGCGCGGTGGGCCTGATCGCCTACGGGGGGTGCATCTACGCGATCTCGATGAACAACATCCCCGATTTCCCGTACGACCCGGGGACCGCGCTCGAGTACATATTCTACGGGACGCTGGGGGGACTCCTCTGCGCGTTCCTCGGGATAGGGATACAGCACTACCTCTCGAAGTACCTCTCCGCGGCGCAGAAACCCGGGGCATCGTGA
- the albA gene encoding DNA-binding protein Alba codes for MTKDNTVFVGNKPVMNYVLAVVTQFNNGAQEVSIKARGKAISRAVDTAEIALNRFLEGVAKKQITTSTEVIDTDSGKTNVSSIEIVLAANK; via the coding sequence ATGACGAAGGACAACACAGTGTTCGTGGGGAACAAGCCGGTCATGAACTACGTTCTGGCCGTGGTGACTCAGTTCAATAACGGAGCGCAGGAAGTCTCAATAAAAGCCCGTGGGAAAGCCATATCGAGGGCCGTGGACACCGCGGAGATCGCGCTGAACAGGTTCCTCGAGGGCGTGGCCAAGAAACAGATCACGACCTCCACCGAAGTGATCGACACCGACAGCGGGAAGACGAACGTCTCCAGCATCGAGATCGTCCTCGCTGCGAACAAGTGA